The proteins below come from a single Lepeophtheirus salmonis chromosome 4, UVic_Lsal_1.4, whole genome shotgun sequence genomic window:
- the LOC121115766 gene encoding uncharacterized protein — translation MALKTLLLLILTIQSVLSGTSPYLPDNLSLEDDTIPLDASSLPQEILDQLEAGEIVEEIVVVEDDKKQIIDLRNEPISADPISIQPDEEKTLMSELYEEVLANLEETPRSVENNEILRALEEDRQGDFFENNNLSRQQLLQFLSNTQNLQDTVPLNRKGLTEEKVEDITRKFIVDRNNIPGTELENGIRCIPKLVQIDETVYDRGMKCHHSYQNKCHMTYITDYASSNEQRCDTTFKKSCHITFKPVPHSEKVNVCHTPLVRKCGDEIEGPEICSTQYEDNCETKYKTYELNQDEPDCKMEETVRCTNVTVELFHIHDDNKHIQEDASPFAVREKCEKWPTQKCTLEKKRVTKVHPETACRKIPKSFCIPNNCIAVKGDEVCNEETRTQVQNLPEEECDLQPEQNCRMESTLVPRLVPKKNCLKVPKEICVNTKRNPHVIKKHILKNWCYKPEDLEKDVNDF, via the exons ATGGCTCTCAAAACCCTTTTACTCCTC ATATTAACAATTCAGAGCGTTCTTTCTGGAACGTCACCTTATTTACCAGATAATTTATCCCTTGAAGATGACACAATCCCTTTGGATGCATCCTCTCTTCCTCAGGAGATTTTGGATCAGTTGGAAGCAGGAGAGATCGTAGAGGAAATCGTGGTTGTAGAAGacgataaaaaacaaattattgatttgagaAATGAGCCCATCTCTGCGGATCCAATTTCAATTCAGCCGGATGAAGAGAAGACACTTATGAGTGAGCTCTATGAAGAGGTTTTAGCCAACCTTGAAGAGACTCCGAGAAGTGTTGAAAACAATGAAATCCTGCGGGCTCTTGAAGAGGACCGACAAGGggatttctttgaaaataacaatttaagtCGTCAACAACTCCTTCAATTCTTGAGTAATACTCAAAATCTACAAGACACCGTTCCATTGAATCGAAAAGGCCTTACTGAGGAAAAAGTTGAAGATATCACAAGGAAATTCATTGTAGATAGAAATAATATTCCTGGTACAGAATTAGAAAACGGGATCCGATGCATTCCAAAACTCGTACAAATTGACGAAACTGTCTATGATAGAGGAATGAAATGTCATCACAGTTATCAGAATAAATGTCACATGACCTACATAACAGACTATGCCTCATCCAATGAGCAACGCTGTGATACAACCTTCAAGAAAAGTTGTCACATCACATTCAAACCCGTC cctcACTCAGAAAAGGTCAACGTTTGCCATACACCACTTGTTCGCAAATGTGGCGACGAAATAGAGGGACCTGAGATTTGTAGTACACAGTATGAAGATAATTGCGAGACTAAGTATAAGACCTATGAGTTGAACCAAGATGAGCCGGATTGCAAAATGGAGGAGACTGTTCGATGCACAAATGTAACAG TGGAATTGTTTCATATTCACGATGACAATAAGCACATTCAAGAGGATGCATCCCCCTTTGCTGTTCGAGAAAAGTGTGAGAAATGGCCTACTCAAAAGTGCACACTTGAAAAGAAGAGGGTGACGAAGGTACATCCCGAAACGGCTTGCCGAAAAATCCCCAAAAGTTTCTGCATTCCGAACAACTGCATAGCGGTAAAAGGTGACGAAGTCTGCAACGAAGAAACGAGAACTCAGGTTCAAAACCTTCCAGAAGAGGAATGCGATCTGCAACCAGAGCAAAATTGCCGAATGGAGTCCACACTTGTTCCAAG ActtgtaccaaaaaaaaattgtctaaaagtTCCCAAAGAGATTTGCGTCAATACGAAAAGGAATCCACATGTAATTAAGAAGCATATTCTTAAGAATTGGTGCTATAAACCGGAAGATCTGGAAAAAGATGTCAATGACTTTTAG